One genomic region from Marinobacter szutsaonensis encodes:
- a CDS encoding RelA/SpoT family protein: MSAEPTVEGLTQELSTYLDTNRINQVRRAYYYAEQAHEGQMRKSGDRYITHPLAVARILAELKLDHQSLMAAMLHDVIEDTGIPKDALAEQFGEDVAELVDGVSKLTQIEFRSRAEAQAENFQKMTLAMARDIRVILVKLADRLHNMRTLGPMPYEKRQRIATETLDIYAPIANRLGMHSICTELEDLGFSSLYPMRAKYISKAVNKLRGSHREIIEEIRGRLQEKLEERGLPGRILGREKHLNSIYNKMKFKHKSFHEIMDVYAFRIITDTEDDCYRILGAVHSLYKPLPGRFKDYIAMPKANGYQSLHTTLFGMHVNIEIQIRTEEMEHIANNGIAAHWMYKNEPSNVTSVNQARVDRWVKGLMEMRERADDSLEFIEHVKVDLFPDEIYVFTPKGRIMELPSGATPVDFAYAIHTDIGNAAVACRINRNLGSLSQPLQSGQTVEVITAPGARPNPAWLSFVVTGKARSSIRHVLKTQKRAESLELGRTLLKKSLKGFGAKLADISDGQKQAVVNHNQVNSFDDLISDIGLGNRMAYLVARQLVNGAEGAESATVEAGRPADRSPVTIRGTEGLLVKFASCCKPIPGDPVVGVMDSGNGMVIHSDTCSRLPEDDEGRARLTHLKWAKDITDEFSVELRVELERQRGVIAELANAVAMADGNIERISVEDQNAKFGIVSLVVHVNGRRHLARVMRRIRNIRAVTHINRVRH; encoded by the coding sequence CGCATCAATCAGGTGCGACGGGCCTACTATTACGCCGAACAGGCTCACGAAGGGCAGATGCGCAAGAGCGGGGACCGCTACATTACCCATCCCCTGGCGGTTGCCCGCATCCTCGCCGAGCTGAAGCTTGACCATCAGAGCCTGATGGCGGCCATGCTCCACGACGTCATTGAAGACACCGGTATTCCCAAGGATGCCCTGGCCGAGCAGTTCGGCGAGGACGTGGCGGAACTGGTGGATGGCGTCAGCAAGCTGACCCAGATTGAATTCCGCTCCCGGGCCGAAGCCCAGGCGGAGAACTTCCAGAAAATGACCCTGGCCATGGCCCGGGACATCCGCGTGATTCTGGTGAAGCTGGCGGACCGGCTGCACAACATGCGCACCCTCGGGCCCATGCCTTACGAAAAACGCCAGCGCATCGCCACCGAAACCCTCGATATCTATGCCCCGATTGCCAATCGCCTGGGCATGCACTCCATCTGCACCGAGCTTGAGGATCTGGGCTTCTCGTCCCTGTATCCGATGCGCGCCAAATATATCTCCAAGGCGGTGAACAAGCTGCGGGGCAGCCACCGGGAAATCATCGAGGAGATTCGCGGCAGGCTGCAGGAAAAGCTGGAAGAAAGGGGATTGCCGGGTCGGATTCTCGGCCGCGAGAAACACCTGAACAGCATCTACAACAAGATGAAGTTCAAGCACAAATCCTTCCATGAAATCATGGATGTGTACGCTTTCCGCATCATCACCGACACCGAGGATGACTGTTACCGCATCCTCGGGGCGGTGCACAGCCTGTACAAGCCGCTGCCGGGCCGGTTCAAGGACTACATCGCCATGCCCAAGGCCAACGGCTACCAGTCCCTGCACACCACCCTGTTCGGCATGCATGTGAACATCGAGATCCAGATCCGCACCGAGGAGATGGAGCACATCGCCAACAACGGTATTGCGGCCCACTGGATGTACAAGAACGAACCGTCGAATGTCACCAGCGTCAACCAGGCCAGGGTAGACCGCTGGGTCAAGGGCCTGATGGAAATGCGTGAGCGTGCCGATGATTCCCTGGAATTCATCGAGCACGTGAAGGTGGACCTGTTCCCCGACGAAATCTACGTGTTCACTCCCAAAGGCCGGATTATGGAGTTGCCCAGCGGTGCCACACCGGTGGACTTTGCCTATGCCATCCATACCGACATCGGCAACGCGGCAGTGGCCTGCCGGATCAACCGCAACCTCGGTTCCCTGAGCCAGCCGCTGCAAAGTGGGCAGACGGTGGAGGTCATTACCGCCCCGGGAGCGCGGCCGAACCCCGCCTGGCTCAGCTTCGTGGTCACTGGCAAGGCTCGCAGCAGCATTCGCCATGTCCTGAAGACCCAGAAGCGGGCGGAATCCCTGGAGCTTGGTCGCACCCTGTTGAAGAAGTCACTCAAGGGTTTTGGCGCCAAACTCGCCGACATCAGCGACGGCCAGAAACAGGCAGTGGTCAATCACAACCAGGTGAACAGTTTTGATGATCTGATCAGTGACATCGGCCTCGGTAACCGTATGGCCTACCTGGTGGCGCGACAGCTGGTCAACGGAGCCGAAGGTGCAGAGAGTGCCACGGTTGAAGCCGGGCGGCCGGCGGATCGAAGCCCGGTCACCATTCGCGGTACCGAAGGGCTGCTGGTGAAGTTCGCCAGCTGCTGCAAGCCGATTCCGGGAGATCCGGTGGTTGGTGTCATGGACTCCGGCAACGGCATGGTGATTCACTCCGACACCTGTTCCCGCCTGCCGGAAGACGACGAGGGCAGGGCGCGCCTCACCCACCTCAAGTGGGCCAAGGATATTACCGATGAGTTCTCGGTTGAGCTTCGGGTGGAGCTGGAACGCCAGCGGGGTGTTATCGCGGAGCTGGCCAATGCGGTGGCCATGGCTGACGGCAACATCGAACGCATCAGCGTGGAAGATCAGAATGCCAAGTTCGGAATCGTCAGCCTGGTGGTGCACGTCAATGGCCGCCGCCACCTGGCACGGGTGATGCGCCGGATTCGCAACATCCGCGCAGTGACGCACATCAACCGTGTTCGTCACTAG
- a CDS encoding RidA family protein, producing MTNKSVIQTENAPQAIGTYSQAVKAGDTVYLSGQIPLDPETMEVVPGDFSAKTRQVFENLKAVCEAAGGELKDIVKLNIYMTDLANFATVNEIMATYFQEPYPARAAVGVAALPKGVPVEMEAVMVLS from the coding sequence ATGACCAACAAATCCGTAATCCAGACCGAAAATGCTCCCCAGGCGATCGGCACCTATTCGCAGGCGGTCAAGGCAGGGGACACTGTCTACCTTTCCGGTCAGATTCCGCTGGATCCGGAAACCATGGAAGTGGTTCCGGGGGATTTCTCCGCCAAGACCCGTCAGGTATTCGAGAACCTCAAGGCTGTCTGTGAGGCTGCCGGCGGTGAGCTCAAGGATATCGTCAAGCTCAACATCTACATGACGGATCTGGCCAATTTCGCCACCGTCAACGAGATCATGGCGACTTACTTCCAGGAGCCGTATCCGGCCCGTGCCGCCGTTGGCGTAGCGGCACTGCCGAAGGGTGTCCCTGTCGAGATGGAAGCGGTGATGGTGCTCAGCTGA
- a CDS encoding NAD(P)H-binding protein has translation MAITENGHLPRILVAGCGKLGGSIASALLENAEVFGLRRDASKVPDGVTGISADLTRPETLAGALPAGLDAVIYCLTPSSYDEEGYRNAYVTGLDNLLDAIGNHPLKRLIFVSSTSVYAQDDDGWVDETSETAPARFSGQQIIAGEQTALESIHPATIVRFSGIYGPSRQRFLEEVMEGRMNPQSPAPFSNRIHEVDAARVVVHLVDRALAGEALEPVYIASDCEPVRLDEVVNWVRQQIACKPPQADARKGGRAGSKRCSNRRLLESGFTFRYPDFRAGYREMIDSLS, from the coding sequence ATGGCAATCACTGAAAACGGGCATCTGCCACGTATCCTGGTCGCCGGCTGCGGGAAACTCGGTGGCAGTATTGCCAGTGCCTTGCTAGAGAATGCCGAGGTGTTCGGCCTGCGCCGGGACGCAAGCAAGGTGCCCGACGGGGTAACCGGTATCAGCGCCGACCTGACCCGCCCGGAAACACTGGCGGGCGCCCTTCCCGCCGGGCTGGACGCGGTGATCTATTGCCTCACCCCCTCCAGCTATGACGAGGAAGGCTACCGCAATGCCTATGTCACCGGGTTGGATAACCTGCTTGATGCGATCGGAAATCATCCGCTGAAACGCCTGATCTTCGTCAGCAGCACCAGCGTGTATGCCCAGGATGATGACGGCTGGGTAGATGAAACCAGCGAGACCGCACCGGCAAGATTCAGCGGCCAGCAGATCATCGCCGGCGAACAAACCGCGCTCGAGAGCATCCACCCCGCGACCATCGTGCGCTTCAGCGGCATCTACGGGCCGAGCCGTCAGCGCTTCCTCGAGGAAGTTATGGAGGGGCGTATGAACCCCCAATCGCCAGCGCCGTTCAGCAACCGGATCCACGAAGTGGATGCGGCACGGGTCGTCGTTCATCTGGTGGATCGGGCCCTGGCGGGAGAGGCACTGGAACCGGTCTACATCGCCAGTGATTGCGAGCCGGTGAGACTGGACGAAGTGGTCAACTGGGTGCGGCAGCAGATTGCCTGCAAACCGCCTCAGGCGGATGCCCGCAAGGGAGGCCGGGCCGGGAGCAAGCGATGCAGTAACAGGAGGTTATTGGAGAGCGGGTTTACGTTCCGGTACCCCGACTTTCGGGCGGGGTACCGGGAGATGATCGACAGCCTCAGCTGA
- a CDS encoding hydrogen peroxide-inducible genes activator — translation MTLTELRYVVTLARERHFGRAAERCHVSQPTLSVAVKKLEDELGIPLFERSKSSIRVTETGQRIIEQAQRVLDQVNVIKDMAQDGKNQLNSPLKVGAIYTIGPYLFPHLLPELRRAAPDMPLYIEENYTANLRQKLRQSDLDAIIIALPFEEPEVLTLPLYDEPFVVLLPAGHPLAKKEQLTAEELAKEQLLLLGPGHCFRDQVLESCPPMVEAITKRVDNGSPSLVTEGSSLETIRHMVASGLGVTVLPLSAATAMQYHEDILAVRPFAPPVPFRTVALAWRVTFPRPKAIDVLSLAASQCRVVEKAKTDNPAVAESA, via the coding sequence ATGACTCTTACCGAGTTACGATACGTCGTTACCCTTGCCCGCGAAAGGCATTTTGGCCGGGCTGCCGAGCGATGTCATGTCAGCCAGCCGACACTCAGTGTTGCTGTCAAGAAGCTCGAGGACGAGCTGGGTATCCCCCTGTTCGAGCGGAGCAAAAGCAGTATCCGGGTGACAGAAACCGGTCAGCGCATCATCGAGCAGGCCCAGCGGGTCCTGGATCAGGTGAATGTCATCAAGGACATGGCCCAGGACGGGAAAAACCAGCTGAACTCACCGCTGAAGGTCGGTGCCATCTACACCATCGGCCCCTACCTGTTCCCGCATCTGTTACCGGAGTTGCGCCGGGCGGCACCGGACATGCCGTTGTATATTGAAGAGAACTACACCGCCAATCTGCGGCAGAAGCTGCGGCAGTCGGACCTGGACGCGATCATCATTGCGCTGCCGTTCGAAGAGCCGGAAGTTCTGACGCTGCCACTGTATGACGAGCCCTTTGTAGTGCTGCTCCCCGCCGGTCACCCGCTGGCCAAAAAGGAACAGCTCACCGCCGAGGAGCTGGCCAAGGAACAGCTGTTGCTGTTGGGGCCGGGACATTGTTTCCGGGACCAGGTGCTGGAATCCTGCCCGCCCATGGTGGAGGCGATTACCAAGCGGGTAGACAACGGCTCCCCCTCGCTGGTGACCGAGGGCAGCTCCCTGGAAACCATTCGGCATATGGTGGCCTCGGGGCTCGGGGTTACCGTGTTACCCCTCTCCGCAGCTACGGCCATGCAGTATCACGAAGACATACTCGCTGTCCGGCCGTTTGCCCCTCCGGTGCCATTCCGGACCGTCGCTTTGGCCTGGCGGGTAACCTTCCCGAGGCCCAAGGCCATTGATGTGCTGTCCCTGGCGGCCAGTCAGTGCCGGGTGGTGGAGAAAGCGAAAACGGATAATCCGGCCGTCGCCGAATCCGCCTGA
- the recG gene encoding ATP-dependent DNA helicase RecG, with protein sequence MTALDDIPVTQLKGVGSALAEKLAKLGIESLQDLLFHLPHRYEDRTRVIPMGNLRIGDVAVVEGEVMKADLVMGRRRSLQVTLRDSSGFLVMRFFHFNAAQRNQLSEGAWVRCFGEVRPGRAGYEFYHPEYQVNPPPMPPEGQATLTPVYPLTEGIQQPRVRNLCQQALTYLDRFPIRDWLPAGLLADYQLPGITEAVRLVHAPPANAPVHLLMEGKHPAQQRLVMEELLAHQLSLLQVREQIQTREALPLLPTGDLAARFLDSLPFALTGAQKHVVSDIRQDLSQPIPMLRLVQGDVGSGKTVVAALAALQAIGAGAQVALMAPTEILAEQHYQNFRGWLEPLGIRLAWLSGKVKGKARQEALDAVSSGEAPVVIGTHALFQEDVRFDRLALVIVDEQHRFGVHQRLALREKGVGGSLAPHQLIMTATPIPRTLAMSAYADLDTSVIDELPPGRKPIETIVISDSRRDDVIERVRSACRDGRQAYWVCTLIEESEALQCQAAEVTAQELSERLPGLQVGLVHGRLKAREKAEVMERFKAGELDLLVATTVIEVGVDVPNASLIIIENPERLGLAQLHQLRGRVGRGEQASFCVLLYHPPLSSNGKARLQALRDSQDGFVIAEKDLEIRGPGEVLGTRQTGMMQFRLADFERDKGWIEPVREMAPSLMKHADVVNGLIRRWLGERIRYGDV encoded by the coding sequence ATGACGGCACTGGACGACATCCCCGTCACTCAGCTCAAGGGCGTTGGAAGCGCCCTGGCGGAGAAGCTCGCCAAGCTGGGCATCGAATCCCTGCAGGATTTGCTGTTTCACCTGCCTCACCGCTATGAAGATCGGACCCGGGTGATCCCCATGGGTAACCTCCGTATTGGCGATGTGGCGGTGGTGGAAGGGGAAGTGATGAAGGCGGACCTGGTCATGGGCCGGCGCCGGAGCCTTCAGGTCACGCTCAGGGACAGCAGTGGCTTCCTGGTCATGCGTTTTTTCCACTTCAACGCCGCACAGAGGAACCAGCTGTCCGAAGGTGCCTGGGTGCGCTGTTTCGGTGAAGTCAGGCCGGGGCGGGCCGGCTACGAATTCTACCACCCGGAATACCAGGTGAACCCGCCGCCTATGCCGCCGGAGGGTCAGGCAACCCTGACCCCGGTTTATCCCCTTACTGAAGGCATCCAGCAGCCCAGGGTGAGAAATCTCTGTCAGCAGGCACTGACCTATCTGGACCGGTTTCCGATCCGGGACTGGCTGCCAGCAGGGCTGCTGGCGGATTACCAGTTACCGGGCATCACCGAGGCGGTGAGGCTGGTCCATGCACCACCGGCGAACGCGCCTGTCCATCTGCTGATGGAGGGCAAGCATCCGGCGCAGCAACGCCTGGTGATGGAAGAATTACTGGCGCACCAGCTCAGCCTTCTGCAGGTGCGCGAACAGATCCAGACGCGGGAGGCATTGCCGCTTCTGCCAACCGGGGATCTTGCCGCACGCTTTCTCGACAGCCTCCCGTTTGCCCTGACCGGGGCCCAGAAGCATGTCGTCAGTGATATCCGTCAGGACCTGAGCCAGCCCATTCCGATGCTCAGGCTGGTCCAGGGTGACGTCGGCTCCGGGAAGACGGTGGTGGCGGCCCTGGCGGCCTTGCAGGCAATCGGTGCCGGGGCCCAGGTGGCGTTGATGGCGCCCACCGAGATACTGGCCGAGCAGCATTACCAGAATTTCCGCGGTTGGCTCGAGCCTTTGGGTATCCGGCTGGCCTGGCTCTCCGGGAAGGTCAAGGGCAAGGCCAGGCAGGAAGCTCTTGATGCTGTGAGCTCCGGGGAAGCCCCGGTGGTGATAGGCACCCATGCGCTGTTCCAGGAAGACGTCCGGTTCGACCGGCTGGCACTGGTGATAGTGGACGAGCAGCACCGGTTCGGTGTTCACCAGCGTCTGGCGCTGAGGGAAAAGGGTGTCGGCGGTTCCCTCGCACCCCACCAGCTGATCATGACGGCAACCCCGATTCCCCGTACCCTGGCCATGAGTGCCTATGCGGACCTTGATACCTCGGTGATTGACGAGTTGCCTCCGGGGCGCAAACCCATTGAAACTATTGTGATTTCCGACAGCCGGCGCGATGATGTGATTGAGCGGGTGCGCAGCGCCTGCCGGGATGGCCGCCAAGCCTACTGGGTCTGTACGCTGATTGAGGAATCCGAAGCGCTGCAATGCCAGGCGGCGGAAGTGACAGCGCAGGAACTTTCCGAGCGGCTGCCGGGATTGCAGGTCGGCCTGGTCCACGGCCGGCTGAAAGCCCGGGAGAAAGCCGAGGTGATGGAGCGCTTCAAGGCCGGTGAGCTGGATTTACTTGTGGCTACCACGGTGATTGAGGTGGGGGTAGATGTGCCCAATGCCTCGCTCATCATCATCGAGAACCCGGAACGCCTCGGCCTGGCCCAACTGCACCAGTTACGTGGTCGGGTCGGGCGTGGTGAGCAGGCCAGTTTCTGCGTGTTGCTCTACCACCCGCCGCTGTCGTCGAATGGCAAGGCACGGCTGCAGGCGCTCCGGGACAGTCAGGATGGCTTCGTAATCGCAGAGAAAGATCTTGAAATCCGTGGCCCCGGGGAGGTCCTGGGCACGCGGCAAACGGGCATGATGCAATTCCGGCTCGCCGATTTTGAAAGGGACAAGGGCTGGATTGAGCCGGTCAGGGAAATGGCTCCGTCGCTGATGAAGCACGCTGACGTTGTCAATGGATTGATTCGCCGCTGGCTTGGCGAACGAATACGCTATGGCGACGTCTGA